The DNA sequence GACAGAGGCCATCCTAGATTTGTGTAGAGACCAAAAGATGTCTTTCTGTTCCTCATCTATCATGAGGGTAATGGCCAACATTCCTATAAGAAAACAAGCTAATGAAAGAATGTGACAGATTTATTCAACCAAAGTTTACATGACACAGGAGCCTTTGAAAATGAAGACtagaaaagacttttttttcaaggtagggtttagcccaggctgacctggaatttactctatagtctcagggtggcctcgaactctgcgatattcctacctctgcctccttcctgagtgctggattaaaggcatgtgccactacacctggctaaggcttttttatttgtttgtttgttttttatatttttttatttatttgatagtgagaagaggccgagagagagagagagagagagaacaggtgcaccagggcttacagccactgcaaacgaactccacttgcatgagccaccttctgcatctggcttacgtgagtactggggaatcgaaccaaggtcctttggctttgcaggcaagtgccttaaccactaagccatctctccagccctgtttgtttgtttttttaagaaaaacacaaGTCATGCTTTAGGTCCAGGGCAAAAGACACAAGCAAGTAGAAATGTGGTTGGATAAGTAGGATGTGACCTATACTAACAGACTGAAAGGAAACCTAGCCGGGCAGTGTGTCCTCACGCCTGTTGGTGTCTCTGGGcgcccttccttcctctcaggTTGGGGGCTGACCCCTCCGTGCAGTGAAGGTTTCACAGCCTCCCATCAGATGATGCTCTGCTGGCAGACTGGTCAGCAGTGGAAAGACGTGCCATCCTGTCACGCAGTGCCTCAGAGGGTAGGGCCAGAGAGAACCTGTAGTTTGAAGCTGAGCTGCCTTGTGGGTGTGGGAACAGGGAGGGTGTCAAGGTGGTAAAGCCCTGGGGGACGACATGGGGGTGGGCAGCTGTGCCAAACAGGAAGGCCAGACGCTGACCAGGAGGCAACAGGAGGCTCAGGTCTGGTCGGAAAGTCCATGAGGCAGGGTAGCCTTGCCCTCGGGCTAGAAGCCACCCATCTCAGCAGCTGAGAACCCCGGAATTAGACAGCCTGAGGCCAGGTGTGGATCAGCCTCCGGAGACACCCCAGGCCTCCCGCTGCCAGACCCCTGGAACTCCGACGAGATGCTTGGCACCCATGGCCACACCCCACCCCAGCAGGACGTCCAGTCCTTAGGGGCTGAGAAAGGAGCTGTGAAGACAGGTCCTCGGCCTTACAGATTTCAACACTGGCTGCCTATCCTGCACCCCCATGCTCTTGGGAGAGGCTCCCCAGCTCCAGCATTAGCCTACCCAGGGGTACAATCTTGGGGGTCTTAGGAGGGTGAGGGGAGCTGCTCTGCCAACTGGCTGCAAAGCTGAAGCTAAGGTGTTCAGCAGCGAAGGGGGTCTGCTAAGGTTTGGCCCGGACAGCCACATTGGACACAATACtaaatgctgttttgttttgttttttcctcatatgtggaatctagattGACATGTATGGGTAGGGTATTAAAGAAAGGGTAGCATGAGAAGAAAGGAAGCAATTTTTCAAGGGAAGGAAGGTGGAAAGACCGGGTAATACCTGTGACGTGAAGCCTCTGGGACAAATGCTTGAGTGCAGGACAGGAACCAGCGGGAAGGAGGCTAGAAGAGGGTGCGAGTGAGCGTTGGTGTGAAGATGCCATTATGAAGCTCATTGCTTTGTATGCCGACTTAAATTAActtataggctggagaaatggctttgcagttaaagcacttgcctgcgaagcctaaggatccaagttcaattccccagtacctacggaagccagatgcacaaggtggcgcacgtgtgtctggagatcgcttgaagtggttggaggccctggcatgccctttctctccctcccccaccccttctttatctcagataaatattttgtttaaaaattaatttataaaacaaaatagatgAGAGAGTGAGACTGGAAGTCCGTTGAAATTTCCCAACATAGTCACTGAGTCTAATGGATAACATCTGGAATCAGGGCAGGAATGATCCCTCAAGGGGTTGGGGTTGGAGTTCAATGGTACAACATGAAACCAGcatgtgaggccctggattcaatacctgcaccacccacacccacacagagTCAATGGTAAACGCTACCATCACATTCAACATCCCCTAACTGGAGACTATGACGATTTGGTCCAGCTCAGAGGGGATTTTGCTAGGCAGCTCCACCCTGAACCATATCAATGACCCAGCACGAGTCCTgtgggaggtgctggagagatggcttagcagttaagcacttgcctgtgaagcctgaggaccccggtttgaggctcaatcccccaggacccatgttagccagatgcacaagggagcacacgtgtctggagttcgtttgcagtggctggaggccctggcgcgcccattctctccctctctatctgcctctttctctctctgtcactctcaaataaatacataaaaataaacaacaaaaggagACCTGTGGGGAGGAAGCATTACGTTACAcagacatctctgcagcctgaggaCTCGAGTCTAAAATAGCTCTTTGTGCCCTTGGTTGTAAGATTGGTttgtaggggctgaagagactgctcagcagctaaggtgcatgcctgcaaagcctaatgacctggattcaatccctcagtgcctacataaagccagatgcacaaaatggcacatggacctggagtttctttgcagccgctggagaccctggtgcgcccattctctctgtctgtctctcttctcttataactcatttttgttgttctgttctgttttgttttgttttgtcttcatgGTAGGGGCTCaccctagcccagcctgacctggaattcaccctatagtcccaggatggcctctaactcctggtgaccctcctacctcttctctctcgtcgatttctgcttacaaataaataaataaaaatagttttttaaaaagatggtttGTATTCTAAAGAAATCAGTTTACCCTGTTTTCCCTTACAAAATTATTCTCTATTTCTAATTAAAATTTCGAAttacagggctgaagggatggcttagtggttaaggcatttgccttcaaagccaaaggacccaggttcgattccccagaacccatattagccagatgcacaagggggcacacacatctggagttcttttgcagtggctggagaccctggcgtgcccattctctccctccctccctccctctctctcttccactgtcaaataaataaataaacaaaaataaaatatttttttaaatgttgaattacatccaggcatggtggcacatgcctttaatcccagcacccaggagactgaagtagagaatcaccatgagtttgaggccagcctgggactgcagagtgagttctaggtcaacctgggctagagtgagaccctacctcagaatatatatatatgtatatttgagacagaagaaaagaggtagagagacagagagagaatgagtgcaccagggcctccagccactacaaatgaactccagacacatgtggcacattgtgaatctggcttacatgggttctgggggatcaaacctgggtcattcagctttgcaggcaagaaccttaattgctaagtcatctctccagccctaaagataaaATTTTGAATTACATTTTATTGTTCTCATTAACAGATTTGAGAAATTTTTACATTAGAATTGAATTGGCACCGGGTGTGGTGAAGCCCTGTAccctagcactcaagaagctaaggcaggaaaatcaacaagtttgaggccagctgggctacatagcaagaccgtgtctcaaaaataaatgaatgaaaaactaAATGACTATagactggccaggtgtggtgatgcatgcctttaatgccagcagcccagaaggctgaggtaggagaacggccttgagttcagggccagcctgaggtgACAGAGCTCCAGGTcgtcctgagctagagtgtgaccctacctggaGACACCTATAAACGAACTAGATAAACAAATATGAACTGAATGGTCGAGCAtcctatttcaaaatattttgatgtAAGAATGCAGTCTATCTTGACTTTCTTTGACGTTGGGGGATGTTAAATATAATAACTCATGTAATAATGACCTTAAGATACTAatatatgctttttcttttcactttcagaGTAATGCGGAGAAAcaaaattaatcacttaagtGAGCATACATTTACACACCTCCAAAAGCTAGATGAACTGTAAGTCTGACTGGACGTACGTTGTTCAGAGTTTTCTGCCTACTGCTTTATCTCACATTTGTTATGCATGGACATGTTTGCATACTTGAAAAACATTAATATCCCCTCTCCAAACATGATTTGTACATACCTTTGGTCACAAAGGAGTTCGGCTAGCTTACAAAAAATaactacaaaacaaaatatgaaataaatatttgagaaaagcAGGATAAAGGGAACATGTTAGCTCTAGTGAAAATGTAAAAGCAGGATAAAATTAAATGAGACACACCCTTCACACCGTGCTCCACTGCTCCAAGGAGACGGGAAATTTGTTCTTAAGTTCCCTAAAGGGTTTGCAGCCATGCGATGGGGAGGCTATTCAGAAGCACTGGCAAGAGCAGTGGTGTGGATCTTTGCTGTGCTGGGCGTTGGTCAAGATCTTGCACACGTGAGGCAGGTGCTGTGTCATAGGCTGGACTTGCCACGCACATGTCAAACCCTAGATTCAGTGAGTAGCCCTGCAAAAAAtacaagaataataataataacaataataaaatgataataacttaaaaataaaataataaaataaaatatcatttaagtGATAAATTATATCAAAAGACAGACCGAGAGTCTAATTAAGTGTAGCCCGATGGTTCTAAACTGAAGAAATGGACTTTCCTCATATGTCACCTGGGATGTCGGCCAGTACCATCCCATCAAATGATTTCTGCTGCCAGAAACTGTGGAGCTTGATATTTGGAGCTTTAATGACCTGATGCGCTGCCATGGCTTTGCACATCCCAGTTGTGATATTTTACTTGGCTTCCTTCCCATTCAAGGAACTGGAACCGGGGTCTGTTCTAACCGCAATGGGAAGCAGCCAGGCTCAGCTGACCAGTAGCCTtctagttgggaggcagagagaatggatggtcCCAAACTGAGCCAGACCCTGGGTGCCCGGGACAGAGACATACAACTGTTAGTCTTCagaggggcacatgtgtgtgcacaggctgGACGTGGCACCGTGTGGGCTCAGATAGAAGTGCGCAGATGGAGTGGACGGGGAGAGAACTGCTGCCATCCCGCAGTCAACGGCATCGCAGAAAAGTGACATCTGAGTGGGTCTTGAAGAGTGAGTAGGATcaagagggcaggagagggctggagagatggcttagcggttaagcgcttgcctgtgaagcctaaggaccccggttcgaggctcggttccccaggtcccacgttagccagatgcacaagggggcgcacgcgtctggagttcgtttgcagaggctggaaaccctggcgcgcccactctctctctccttctatctgtctttctctctgtgtctgtcgctctcaaataaattaattaattaattaaaaaaataaaaattaaaaaaaaaagagggcaggaGACAAAGGAGAGCAGACTGGAGCTTCAGGAAAGGGACTGAGGACACGGCAACAGAGAAGGCTTTGGACAGACTGACAGGCCCTGGCTCTTGCCAGATACGGAGATGTTTCAAGATAGCTGTCTCACTgagctgttttgatttttgtcatCTGGGCAAAAGCAAGGCATCAGAGGGTCCTCTGCATGGATTAAAGGGTATAAATATCCCTTTGATTATCAAAGCAGAACAGCAGGGCTTCACATACAATCCTCCCATAAATGTGTATCAACAAAGAAAGTCACAAGAGTCCATTTATAGTATGAAGATAAAGAGTTCACAGTGGACATTGATATTTGTCATTTCTACTTAATGTTAAAAACTCAGGtcaacccagcattcaggaggcagaggtaggaggaacgccatgagttcaaggccaccctgagagtacatagttaattccaggtcagcctggaccagagtgagaccctaccttgaaaaaaaacaagaaagaaagaaagaaagaaagaaaagaaactcagtcaagcaggcatggtggtacacacctgtaatcccaacacacaggaggtagagggcaggaggattgtaaacTCAAGGGTGCTGTAGGCTaaataatgagaccttgtctcacacacacaaaaaaagtctcAGTCAAAAGCCATTCTGTTTTCCAAAGCTGATTCATCAACCATCCGGCATAggtaacaaatacattttttctgTTGTCTATCCACTGGAGGCAGACAAAGTATTTAAGCTCTCTTAGCCCTTTATGGATGCTTTATAGAGAGCCAGCTTATTGcaactgtttcttcttttttttttttttttttttttttttttgagccttaAAAACCCAACGTTTATTACAAAGATGAACCTAATCCTTGTGATGAGCTTATCGGTAGGATTTCTGGTAGCGAGCTcgggccccagggcctccaaactTCTTGGCTTCGCAGCGCCGTGGGTCGGCTACCAGCAGGGTGCGGTCATACTGGATGAGGATGTCTTTGATCTCCTTCTTGGAAGCCTCATCCACATACTTCTGATAATAGGCCACCAGGGCTTTGGAAATGGACTGCCGGATAGCATAGATCTGGGCCACATGACCACCACCCTTCACACGGACCCGGATGTCCACACCAGCAAATCGCTCCTGGCCCAGAAGCAGAACAGGCTCCAGGAACTTGTACTGCAGCTCGATCATCTCCAGCGGGCGTCCGTTCACCTTGATGAGGCCGTTCCCGCGTTTGCAGTGCGCCACGGCGGTGGACGTCTTCTTGCGTCCGAAGACCTGAACCGACTGCAGTGGGCCTTTGGACCGCATGGCAGCGAGCGTAGCACACGCGAGCTCCTCACCGCGCGGCGCCCACACCGGAAAAAACCTGTTTCTTCTTTAGAATCAGCAGTCAAAGGCTCTTGGttacaaatcctgatggcccgggttcatATCCCTAGTACagacataaagctagatgcacaacgtggcagacccatctggggttcatttgcagtgtccagagaaTCTAGTGTGTCTATTcagtctctatctatctatctatctatctatctatctatctatctatctatctatctctctctctctgattgcaaataaataaataaataaataaatattttttaaaaataaatctgagctgggcatggtggtgcacacctttaatcccagcacttggaaggcagaggtaggaaggtcactatgaattcaaagccagcctgagactacattgtgaattctgggccagcttgggctacagcaagaccctacctcaaaaaaaaaagaaatataaaaaaagaaaagaaaaaagaaatctgctaTGAGAACTGCTGTCACGGAAAACTCCTTCCAATGAGCTACGAGGTGGCATCTCATTAGCCCCCTCCGTATGTGCCATGACACAGTGTCTTCTGCCCAGGAGTTGGGAGGGGAGTCTATGCAGCTCAGCTGTGAAAAAACAATTTGCACCTGGAAAACTAAATTCCATTTGATGACCATGATAAATGCAGGGAAAAGAAAGTTTAGGCCTCAATAATATTCTTACTCtaacataaaaggagaaaaacaaaaggaaaaagtgaCACATCACataaattaagtagaaattttgatCTATAAAAACCagattggcctggagagatggcttagtggttaagatgctgctggcaaaaccaaaggagccagatttgattccccagtacccaggtaaagccagatgcacaaggtggcacacacgactggagttcatttacagtgcctagaggccctggcatggcaattctctcccccctcctttcaataaataaaaaaaaagtaattatttatttttatatgagatagaatgggagtgccagggcctccagccactgcaaatgaacttcagacacatgtgccaccttgtgcatctggtttacgtggaacctggagaattgaacctgggtctgaatctgggtccttgggcttcacagcaagcaccttaagcattaagtcatctctccagcccgataaaatatttttaaaagaaaaaaaaaaacagattgaaTAACATCAAGGACTTGACTTTGAGGAAATAAGAAATGGAATAAAATTGAGAGGTACAGATGAGACATTCTTATGTAGGCCAAGCTTACCTCGAGCTTATCATGTAGCTGAAAgcggccttgaacttctgatcctcctacctccaaatgctgggattgcataGGCATGTGGCACATGACACACACTGGGTGGAATACGTCTTGTTCTTCCATTTCACTCCTTTTGGTTAAATCTTCATGGGTCTGGAGGAAGAGTTCTCCTGAGCAAGCTTGAAGctgtgagttcaatccccaggaccaatAAAACACTCTTCCtcaccaatggaatagaactcaCCAATGGAGTTGTTGAAATGTCATAAAATCAGTTCCTAACAAATCTCAtaacaatgaataaaatgtttgtgATTATTTCTCTAGGGATTTAGGAAGCAATCGAATTGAAACCCTTCCACTGCATGTATTTAAGGACCTGAAGGAGCTGTCGCAATTGTAAGATTCATTCCACCACTCCATCtcttcctcattaaaaaaaaatacctttatttatttatttggaatgggggggggttagagagaaagaatggatgtctcagggcctcttgccactgcaaatgaactccagatgcatgtaccactctgtgtatctggccttaagtacatagtagggaatcaaacacaggtcattaggttttgcaggcaagcactttaaccactgaaccatctttccagccctcttcctcaTTTGTTAATTGTGGTAAAATGTCCAAAGAATACAGCTCACCCTGTATACATGTAGAGTCAGATGTCATCATGAGCATCGGTGTTGGGTAATTATCACCACAGTCTACCTCCAGCATGATTTCATCATGTAATCTGAAACTCTATATCCATTAAACACTAACTCCCCATTCTCCTGTTCACTCCCCCGGCCCCTGGCACCCACCAATCTCCTTACTCTTCCCATAATTTTGACTAGTCTAGGTGCTTCATATAACTGAGATCATACTGTAGCTGCCATTCTTTGACTAGCTTATTTCCCTTTCCTACCATGTCTTCAAGGTCTGTTCATGTGTCCTTCTGGTTTAAGGTTGAATGATGTTCTCATGGGTCTAGACACCAAACTTTCTGTTGATGGTTTCTCTGTTGATTTCTTGGATCACAGCCGTCCTAATGGCTGTGAAGCCATGTCTCCTCCAGGGTGTGGTTTGTGTGTCTTGAACaatgagcagagtggacatctTTCCACCTGCTTGGTCATTTGTACGTCTTCTTGGAGAAAATCTATTCAAGTCCTTGGCCCATTTTGTAAAATTAAATGGCTTTTTACTGGTTTTGAGCTTTAGGAGTTCTCTATATATCCTGCGTATTATCCCTTTTCCAAACATATGACTATTCAATGCTATTCCTCTTTGCCTGGGTTACATTTCCCCTCTGTTACAGTGTTCTTTCAGGTACATGATTTATTTAACCCAGTCTcgtttttgtacttttttctgTTGTTGCCTGTACTTTTGGTTTCCATCCAAGACACTGGCAAATCCAATAACATAAAGGGTTTCTCCTGCTGTTTGTTggctgtgtaacccaggctgacctcaagcctatgattctccttcctctgcctctggagctgggattgtaagtgtgcacctccatgcccagcctaattTCCATGTACCTGAACTAACATGCATTGTCACCACTAATGTGAAAGGATTCCCTTTCTCCACAACCTGTCCAGTACTTATCACTTTCATTCATCTTTTCTTAcccatgtgtggtgtgcatacatatgtgtatgtatgtggctgCATGTGCAGGCAAGAGGTTGATACTGGGTATCTCTTTTAAGTAGCTccctaccttattttttatttatttatttatatttatatatttgacatagatagagggagagagagagagaatgggagtgccaggttctccagccactgcaaatgaactccagaagcatgcgcccccttgtgcatatggctaaagtggatcctggggaattgaacctgggccctttggctttgcaggcaaaacaccttaactgctaagccatccctccagccccctatcttattttttaagacaaagcttctttctgaacctagagctcactgacttagctagactagctagccagtgagccccaggggttctcctgtgtctgcctccccagggccgGGATGATGGGCACGGGCTGCTGGGCCTGAATGTTCTGGTGGGTGATAAAgacccaaactcagatccttgtgCTTTCACAAGTGCTTTCCCGCTGAGCCGTCTTTACGTAACGGCTACACTAACTGGTATCACTTGTGCTTTACATGTGTATTTCTCTGATGTTGAGCATGCTTTTACGCATCTGCTGGCCTCTTGCGTATCTTCTCTTGAGAAATGATTATGCAGGGGCCAAGGATctagctcagtggtggaatgtATACTCAGCATACACAGGAATCAGATTAATCCCCttagaagaaagacaggaagaaaaagagagggagggaaagaaagagtaaaaggaaggaggaaagggcttTGAAAATAACTTCTCCTATGCTGTAGTTGGTCTTTTCACTCTTTCATGTTTTCCTTGGCTGTGAAAAAGAATTTTGGTTCCATGGGATCCTCTTGTCTAGTTTTTGCTCTTGTCTGTTTTGCTACATGCCTGTGTTTTGAAGGTCATATCCAAAAAATTCACTGCCTGGGTGGGTATTAATGGAGGTTTTCCCTGAGGCCTTTTTTTCTAGGAGTTTTACAGTTTCAGGTCTCACATTTAAGTCTGTAATCTACTTTGAGCCATACATAGTTcactttttggggggtgggttcaaggtctcactctagcccggactgacttggaattcactatgtactctccggctggcctcagactcatggcaatcctacctctgcctcttgagtgctgtgattaaatatacatttttaggGGTAAATGTTTCAAAGTAGTTCAATTTTCACTGAAGCAATTTTTAGGAATGACAcattgctgtcttttttttaaaaacaggaatatTTCCTATAACCCAATCCAGAAAATTCAAGTGAATCAATTTGATTATCTTACCAAACTCAAGTCTCTGTAAGTATATACAGATGGGGGTGGTTTATTCCAATACAAATAACATCCTTTGATTGTAAGCTTTATTTCCAGAATGTCAGCTAAGCTACACCTTTAAAAGCAGGAGTGTTTGGCGGACTAAAACAGACAGCTCTCGTCTTTGTGTTACATGTTAGCAGACTGAAAGTTCAGCAGCAATAAGTCTGTtgtatcactttctttttttatttttttttaacatttttatttatttattagagagcgacagacacagagagaaagacagatagagggaaagagagagaatgggcacgccagggcttccagcctctgcaaacgaactccagacgcgtgcgcccccttgtgcatctggctaacgtgggacctggggaaccgagccttgaaccggggtccttaggcttcacaggcaagcgctttaaccactaagccatctctccagccctgttgtatcACTTTCTACACGTCACCCGGAGCTCGAGCTCACTCGTCAACTAGCACTGTCTGCACACACTGCCGGGTTCCTTGTGCTCTTGGATCTGGATATATATGAACTTATTATAGGCGTCCTTCCCCCAAAGGGACTATTGTAGATTACATAAATCATGACTTGTACCACATACACAATCAAAAGGCAAAACTTCTGCTAAGTATCTAAGAATTGCATTTAAAAGATAagattcggggctggagagatggcttagcggttaaggcacttgcccacaaagcctaaaggcACAGGTTCGAtgctcccacgtaagccagatgcccaaagtggtgcgtgtgaatggagtttatttgcagtgactgaagtctctggcatgcccattctctctctctctctctcacttgctcactccctctctctctttctctctttctttccatctctctgtctctagtaaataaataaaaaaataaaagataagctTCAGTCCATCTAATTTAAGTGTTCTAATAGTAAAATggattttattagaaaaaaattgtgACATAATTAttccaaaatttaaaacatgtaaaAACTCTTCTACCATTGCAATGTTATCCAAAAAACAATGACTTTCATttattccacaaatatttattaaatagttAACAAGCAGAAAGCATGATCTGTGAAGATCCAAACACATCAAATGGGGGAAATGTTATGTCTATAAACATGGCCAtcaaaaagaggaggaggggctagagagatggtttagcagttaaggcatttgccttcacagccaaaggacccaggttcaactctccaggacccacataaaccagatgcacaagggggcgcatgcatctggagttcatttgcagtggttggaggccctggcgggcctattctctgtctctctctctctttttctctctcacaaataaataaataaatatttttaagaaagaagaggAGCTGGAAAATTgcagagatagaatgagaatgaatatttaACATAGAGCGTTAACTCAAAGCATTTCATCAAATTGGCCTTCacacaaaattcattttattgtgCCCTGTAAAATGCCTGTTCCTTTCTCTGACTGTTAACATTATTTTTAGCAGCCTAGAAGGAATTGAGATTTCAAATATCCAGCAGCAGATGTTTAAGCCCCTTGTGAATCTCTCTCACATGTAAGTATGTTTTCCTCCTTCTTTATCCTGATCTTAATCTCTATGTCCCATGTGTATTATGATGATACATTCATACCAAAAGCAACTCATCTAGTAATATTTTGTGCTAATTTGA is a window from the Jaculus jaculus isolate mJacJac1 chromosome 12, mJacJac1.mat.Y.cur, whole genome shotgun sequence genome containing:
- the LOC123453787 gene encoding 40S ribosomal protein S16-like; this encodes MRSKGPLQSVQVFGRKKTSTAVAHCKRGNGLIKVNGRPLEMIELQYKFLEPVLLLGQERFAGVDIRVRVKGGGHVAQIYAIRQSISKALVAYYQKYVDEASKKEIKDILIQYDRTLLVADPRRCEAKKFGGPGARARYQKSYR